Below is a genomic region from Culicoides brevitarsis isolate CSIRO-B50_1 chromosome 2, AGI_CSIRO_Cbre_v1, whole genome shotgun sequence.
ttatataaataataaaaatatatatttgtgGAATGGTTTTGAACCAAGTTATTACACGTGACcgaaattatatattttgttaacataacaaaaataaagctCATGATAAAATATTGGAGATATTTCgctattatcatttttttacatcaaagaACGCTATATTTGACGGATtactatttataaatatttttgtttcatatatgttgtaataatttttttatttgagacttgagtacattttattttatgtatttttaaattttgggtcGTATACAACTTTTGTTTATCAGTCCtttgacttttattattttttttatgtgcatcaagggatttttatattttattcataataattaattaatagattAGAGACACGTGTAAGTAatattttgtaagaatttctatagaaattaataaaagagtGTTTtggtaataattttacatttttttctccattttcagCCATTTTATAGTACTGGAGTTTCGGCAGCTCTCGTCACTACCGTTTGATTtgctgaattattttttgcagcgGCAACAGCTTTAAATTGACTCAGAATATCGGCGTTTTGGGTGCTGTTTTTGCAGTAATGTTGCTTGTGCGCGAGATATgtctttaaaaagttgaatttgatGTCGCACTTTTCGCAGTATTTTGAGACGTCTTCGTCCATTTCGGGTTGTTGCATGACGAAATTGTCCGATTTGGGAAATGTTGCGATAGCTGGAGGCGGCGGTGTCTGGTTTTCCTCGATTTTAATGGTGATTTGGGGTTCGACGATGGCCGGTGATTCAGATAATTCGGGTTGTTTGGGGTCGTCTTCTGGTTCTTGTTTGattctaaaagaaaatatttcaagagaaaattagAGATTTTAGAGAAACAATAGACATTTTTAGGAaactttgaaaacaaaaaattttgaaaacagaaattttgaaaaaaatttaaaatgttaaataaaaaattttaaaaaaattacaaattttgaagaaaattattaaaaaaatgaaaaacttacttggaaatttcttgtaaatctTCGTCATCATTATGCAAAGAGTCACCATTGCAAATTAAGGGTTCCCCGCCTTCGCCAATTAACGGAGATGTTGAGCTAATTGGACCATGTGAGCTGTGTAGGAGTTTAGTGTGACGTgcctacaaacaaaaaatcattaaaatttgtcatttttcaaatttttgataacaaaACTTACCACATTGCCTTTGTAGGTCGACGAATATTTGCAAGACTCGCAATAGTACATTTGATTTGAGGCCGTTAATGCAGGAGATACCGATGGAGCGGGCGATGGAGTTGTATTTTTCGACACGCTTGGCGGTATTTCGATGCGATCTTCTTCGATAATGCACGTAATGAAGTTCTCCTCATTGCAATCGCCTCCCTTTTTATCGAAATGCATTCGGATATGTGTTCGCATTCCcctaaaatcgataaaaaatttaaaaaatcttaaaattttataaaaaaataatcaacttACCTCAAAGTATTTCCCTTGTATCCACACATGGAACATCTAAAAGCCTTAATTTCGCCATGAGTCTCGATATGACGTCTTGCCTCCGTCGAATTCGCACTAACGACTTCACAAATCGGGCATTTATACGAATTTGAGTTGTTGGCGGGGCAATTTTGCCCAGGTTCATGTACCGTTTTGCATTTTCCGCACTTTTCCTTCGACACGACACTCGATGCCGAGCTGGTACTTTGCTGGTGATGCACTTGCAAGTCGACCCGCTTCGGACAGTAGTACATCATGTGAGCATTCAAGTTGTCTAACGACGTGAATTTGATGCCGCACGCGCCGCAGATGAGTTGCTGATATGACAATTGATTCGGACTTTGGGAATTTGGCGAGATCGGTGGACTAACTTTGACATTTTCTCCGTCGGCATCGAGATTTCGGGCCGAGCAGTAGTGCTTTTTGTGTGCGATGTAATTTTCCTGCTTGCAAAAGACAATGTTGCACTCCTTGCACTTTGACGAGCcctttttcacgaaaatttgtGGCGGGATTGGTGGCATGGCGGTTGCTGGCACGGGAGCCGGACTCACACTATTCGAttgttttttcgtgtttgtgtCGAGAAATTGGAGTGCTTCGTGTTTCCCGCCGATATTGTTGGAATTTGAGTTCTGGAGACGCATTCGGAGCTCGTTGATGAGTGCAGGGTTCTCGGCGAGACGCAACGCGATGAGATCTGGAGGCATGCTTTGCAAGTGGTGCGATCGCAAGAGCAAGGGAGATGTTGGTAACGCGATTGGCGAAACGGAAGCTGATACGGTGCGCGGACTATTGGAATGTCTCCGTTTAGGGGAAGGTGTGAGTGGAGGACTGCCGGGTAATGACGGGGCACAAACAATTTGTTCGGGAGTCACAGAATCACCACTAACCGAGAGATTTTCTTTGCTTTCCATCAGATCGAATTCCATCCGGAAATGCTCCGATGAAATGGCGGAAGCGAGTGATAAGGATCGTTCCCGCAATGAGAGTCCTGGTGAGAATCGACGAACTGATAGATCGAGAGGTGTTGTTGGATCTctgaaattagataaaaatgaaaaataaaaattaataaattttctttgatgaaATTCAGGTAAGACCGTTTacaaatctattaaatttttgtccattaattttttttttctaaaaagaaaaattcaaaaatctttgaactttacgtttttaaaaataacatgttttttttagttttgcttcgggtttttaaacatatttttattttttttttaatttgaaaaaaaattaatttatttttttttttttgttaattaatttaaaaagatttgaaaaatattttaataaatttttaattaaattagcaaaacgttgtaaaaaataaaaaaatcatttttaaaaatccgacctgatattttaaaagaaaatcattaatttatacaaatattccacaaaaattaatttttattttattaatttttttaaagttaattaaaacaaaaatagcgtttttcatttttttcttatacgtattttaaattattttaaaaaatttagtaaattatttattatttagtattaattaatttaagtaatttagtatttttttttaaacatatttttcacaaaaaaatctattatttttgattttttttctggttgaaattgataattattttattcatatattatcattttggaaaaaattgtgaattaaaaaaaaacttaatttaacttaCTTTGTTGATGAACTTCCTTCAGATTTCTTGTTATTCACGTCTTTCAAGACATCCGAACGATCAGCAGCTCGTTGCTCAGCTGATTCCGTGGAAACATGCGGCGTCGGTTCTCGACTCGGAACTTTCATTTGATTAGCGAACGAGTACGCGATCGGCTCAAAAGCTCCATTTTGGTACATAAAACAAGTATAATCGGAATTTGCTGGTAAATTCGTCctattgaaaagtaaaattattaaaaacttgtcaaatttcacccaaaaaggaaaaactcaCGAAGAAATCTTGGTGACATTCCGCCAAACTGAACAAGGAACAATAATAATGGGATTTGTGGGCAGCGCAAGAAACTCCTCCGAGGGCGTTGCTTTATTCGTGACCTCATTAGGGCTTTGCGATCCCGATTTTTGCGATGGTGGCTTCGATGCTGACGGAATATTTGGTgccctataaaaaaattgaaattatttcgaggaattttacaagaaaaaaaaatattttcttacccATCACGATGCCTCGACGAGCAATAATGCTGCTTATGCGCCCTATAAGTCTTCGTGCTGCTAAATCTGATATCGCAATTAGTGCAATACCGATCGACGGGCACTTGAATGACTGGCGTCGCAAGTTGACTAGCATTCACGGGTGTCATCATGTCATCGCCGCCGTTTGAGGTGATCGAGCTACTTGCTGGCGACGTCTGATGCATCCGCATATGACGATTTAGAGAGACTTTTTTGTCGGCGCTGTACGAACATTGGGTGCAAGCGTACTGTTTGCCCGTTTTTTGCGCCTTGGTTGGTGGTTCGGCTGAATCGTTGTTGTTCGCCGACGACGAGGCGGCTTTCGGTAGCGCGGGAATTGGCTCGTCTTGGTCCTTGCGATGCGAACAGTAGTACGTTTGGTGTGCCTCGAGCGTGGAAGCTGACGAGAAATTAATGCCGCACGGGATGCACGTGTAAATGGGAATTCGAGCTTGGATGGGTGGCGTCGGAACGGGCTCGAGCGCCACAATAGGAACCACATTGATGCCCTGACTCTCAGAtctttgaagtaattttgtgACAGTTAAAGCGTTATTGCGCGTCTTTTCCGGCAACGGAGGACTTTCCGCGACATCGGCTACCATTCCTTTGATGTCTTTTGCATCGGGATTGCATGCGGGATCGGCAGCTAAGGAAATgtttaatcttaatttaggtttttcagattgctgctgttgctgctgctgaaaGGACTTGGCTAACTCTAATTCGACATCTAAGTATTTGTTATCTATGCTAGAAGGTGTCTCGCTGATTTGCGAGCATGGCGAGGCAGGTGGTGGCGGCGAAGCAGATCTTGCACTTATTTGAGATGGACTAGAGGGGTTTGAGTTGGCGTTCAAGTCGGTTGTTTCGGTGTCACACGAGGCGCTAATCTCTGTTTGATTTTCCGACGCTTCTTCATCGTCTCCtggaataacaaaaaaatggggaaaaattaatcatcaggtatgaaaataaattaaatgatttttaaaattttttatagtaattaatttcaaaattagatcgaaaaaaaaattgatacataaataaaaatatttttcacatattttaataaaattttaacaaaattaaatcaattttgacaaattttaggcgttttttacatttttttaagtttttgatagtaggttatttttatttattattttaatttttttttttatttttttaaactttgttatttttatattgaaatttatgaaaaatttatttatttaaatttaatttttttttactttattttggaGTTTTATTTGGGCGGaccaagaataatttttaaaatttcttctactttcctataattttaaataataattattcttttcaaaaaaaaaaaaatgcattatttttgcaccacattactgaattttttaaaagaaggtACATTAAGCATATtttagttataatttttttgtccctggtcatctttaagaaaaataattgaaattgaatcgATTGTCTTGGACCAAGCcaagtcataaaataaaatttcttcaaacgaAAGAAGGGACGTAAtcccacacaaacacacactacACGTCGAAAAAACTGCAACAatcttgataaaatatttcctatgaaaaaataatatttacttatttgattaaaaaatgtctcatAGCAACACTCCGACGAAGTGAAGTGAAAAGACACTATCTCTGCTTCTTGttcttcgtcgttgtcgtacGAAAGCTCGCACGAAAGATACGACAGACAACATTACATAATTTGCATCGAGCTACGTTCCATTATAGATAAGGAAAGTTGAGATGATGCACATTGTCGTAGTCAACGACTCATGCTCATCTTCCCAAAGTTAATAtcagaaaaatcataaaaatatgcatCATTCTAGGCTGCAAGGCGGCATGCCTAGTGCCTCTTCAAACAACCATTTTGCGAgataaaaaacatgaaataggagaaaatctttaatattCTTATCCTTTTTCAGTTTTGCAAGTTTTTCCCATATCCTTACTCCGTATTCGAGTGCCTTGTAGTGTTAGGTCAAGCACAAACTTGCATATTATCGGACTTATTAAATCTGTCTATATTTGCTGCATGTGTGCATTGCCCATAAGCAATACTTTACTCCggaatgacatttttaatgcattttttgagaGACGAGACAAGAAATTAGAAATTctcattttctcaaaattttcgtatACTCGCAAGCCCATCTTCGCAAGCAAGAAGATTAACCTGCCAAGATTTAGACAATGTTAATAATGCTTCTTATGAGATACGGctgtaattttcaaatttatacgCAATGTAAATTTATCTTTCGAGCCAGGGTGGTGTTTGTTCCACATTTCGGACAATTTAATCCTTTACACACACAATGACCAAGACAATATGCAATAATATAATAACGATTGATGATCTCTTGCAGCAGATAATGACGTAGAAGTAAGAAGGATGTGCTTAATAATACGTTTAATAATTTGACGCAATGTAATCGTCTTCTTACAAGATATTTTGTTTAGCTGTGAAAATTTGTGAGACTAaacaaaacattcaaaaacattttttgaataattttgatatttaaatttttttaacaaaatttaaaaaaaaataatttatgagaaactttaaattttagagaTTTGAAggcatttttgagaaatatcaattttaaaaattaatcaaaattaaaaataattattaatgaataattttttgattttactttttttttgtgatcttAGATTTTTACCActagttttgttgtttttttataattttttatttgaaatgattttaaaagtcaataagtctcattttttttaaatatttttttaaattttgggataaatttttaaatattttttagaatttttttttattatctatcAAGTCCCTCGAATTCTCATAACAACGCAAAGACTTCAAGTGTCACTgtaagaaaacttttaacaagaaaaaaaaaataaataaataatcagctCGTGATCGATTAAACGGAAAAATTCTCTGACATGTGGGCGTTTCGCAATAATGTAAgcgaacgaaataaaaaaaaaaacaatataaaaagtgaaaaagacAATAAGCCAAGAAACGCGCCAAAATATCTCCGATAAAGATTTGATAATACGTTAGCtggaaataaatatatttattcaatattctctgttactttttgttttttttttctcgagagATGACGATCACCATTTTGTAGTTGTTCTTATGCTGTGCTGTGCGAGTGCAATAAGTACTAAAGGatctgaattaaaataatatgcatttaaaacttaataataataataatgcatgtgtgtgtatgtgtgtttGTTGCATATCTGGTAAAAAGGGCCTTTTCGATCTTTTATCAGAAACAAAAAAGCGCAAACCAACTGTTTTATTATGTCTTGAAGACACATTGGGTTGTAAGTATGTATGATTCAATGATGATCGTGCTCTGTGGTGAAAAGATGGTTTGAaataaagatatttaaaaaaataattaaattagtttatttttaaaaataaataaataaaataaaaatttaattttaattaattacatgttaataatttaattaaaaattttaaataaatgggtctaaaaaagaaattttttactctaaaaaaattataaaattcaatttaaaaaaaaaattgtttagttaattttatttcaatttattataaattatttaatttaattatttatttttttattttaaattattaattaaaaaattgattttattttaaaatttgtagtaaaaatagtcagttttttaaaacttgaaaaaaaaattacaaaataaattatataaaaattatttaaattgattaaataatttgatttattagaagaaaaaaatttaaactttgaattattttttaaaaatttaagatcacaaaaaaatttaaaatttctctttcattaaaaattaattaatttcggtacaaaaatacaaaaaaaaaataaaaataataattttgaaaacagaaaataatttcaaaacattttcccACCACCGGACAACTTTCCATACACGTACGGTACACCGCAAAAATAATCAAGATAAacaaacgaatttttaataagaattgtGTGCACatgatttctttttaatgCACCACCACCATACAGTCTCTTCCTcgatatacattttttttgagttggtacctttttttattattattttcattataaacTCAACGAAATGGATCAGAtcagtcgttttttttttggtttcaagTACGAGTTTACATATCTTCCAGTCGCAGCTACGTCGAAggattgcacaaaaaattaaacggatGTACAATAGTGTTTATCGATTAACGTTTTCCGCAGAatcttgatatttatttttttttatacaaagtaaatttatattttgctcTTCTCGCAAACTATTTTAGCTGTGAATCTCTCATAAAATGCGAGCTTAACGAATATTGTGCATTTAATTGATTGAACGACAACTTTTTAAGTGGAAATTCTGCAAATGTGCAACGTTCAGGCAAACAAGATGACGGAAGATGTAGTGAAATTGATATATCAAAAACGCGCGCACACACAACACTAATGGAGTCATCAAGTGTATATTATTAAGACAATAAACACCTAACACTCTGTTTGCCTTTAAAGAGTGATCAGTGGGCATTTATTACGACTATTTAGCACACAAGGCAAGTGAAGAGACGCAGAACAAGAGTGTTGCTTGTACGAACAAGACGAAGACAAGACAATGAAGGAACTCGAAAgaaccgtcgtcgtcgtcgtttttacTGCTTTCGTGTTACATGTCTTTTGggtgtaaaataatattattttaatgcataTTCACCGGACAAgacttgcagaaaaaaatatctgaacaatatgtgaaaataaaataatgatgatgctcTCATTGCATTTCATTTCaagaaacaacgaaaaaatcttcatgtttcttttaaagaaaaatattttcttctgcTTGTTTCTTCATGCAAACAACATTCAgagatgaaatttcaattaggAATCTGCTTGTACGAACATCCAATGTGAACATTAAAGAAAACAATGTGTTCAGTATAATTGAGACGGAAAGAAAGGAGGATTCTATTGGCAGAAGTTAACATGGTTGTACATATTTTGCCACTACAAGAAGTGAAACAAGAGTTTCGTGaggtgtgttttttttaagttttttaacatttgtGCTTTGGTTtggtttttgttattaaattgataaattgggAACAAATATAATGTTAGGTTGGGAATCTTTTTaatctttcattaaaattcataaaatttactgatttgaatttttatgatttattttttattactattttttaagattcacaggattaaaagaattaaaattttgaaagttaaaaaataaagtttttatggCAAATATTTGGTAAATATGTATCaaacgagaaattttattttttcaagtaatttttgcttaattaatataattaaagaaaaatcaaagcagaaaataaattaattaaaatcctatgattttttaaaattttatcgttaattttatctctttttggagcaaatttatttttattttttttgcagattttgaattttaagagatttacagacgaaatttttttattgcaaatttaaattattgtgaaaaaaatatttttcaaagttttataattttttttttgtgtctaaaaattttaatcccaaaaaataaaaatattttttataattattagaaaaaatttaaaaagtgataaaaaattttaattccaaaaaataatactttgcaaaaaatttcaaaaaaataaaaaatttaggaaaatgtgatttttgaaaaataacgataaaaattagacattaaaataagtttattttttcaaaaactcatTTCCCAAAGTTATTTTACaaggcataaaaaaaaatcataaatttagtcaattttatacattttttaagtaattttacgaattttaatttttaaattatagaattttcccattttactcttaaaaattcaacatttctttaagatttttgtaaatttcccgGGAACGAGGTTCCCAGGTTCCCGCATTTTTTCCAGGACCGTAAAAATGgccaatttatattaaaataatattaaatataaacttaAATGCTTTGACAACgcattttatatcaaaatttaattgaaaaaatttttgagtcacgtgaccaaaattattattatatttgttttgagagattttttcaattttggcttaaaactttaaaataataaaaataaaaaaattaatgtgaacaacaaaaaactagcatttaaaaattatattatttttaataacatttttttaaaattcgtaaaaaaattataaaaaattttcttttttataatttaagatattaaaaaaaatttaatggatttttcacgatcaagtttttatatttgttttttcgaatttttaatttttttctatattttttaaaaaaataaatataaaaatattctattcaaagtaaattaacttaataaattgaaaatcaataaaaaattgtaaaattcaaaaaattaaggccATTTTGTCAACAAAAATTCTCGTTAATCAATTAGAAATCACTGAAAAATCACCGCGGTCATaaataattcacttttttgttgctgttttGCAACATTGCTGCGTcaattttcacacacaaacactttATATTCTCACAAAGATTTCATCTctctcgttcgttcgttcgcttGCTCACTACACAGCTCTAATGCTCAAACAAAACTGTCTTGTCTGCCTTGtctatatataattaattcctCGTTCTACATTTATTGATCTAGATCTCGGTGTAGCTCTGTgtcaacacacacaaaataatgaataataaaaaagagctGAAAAAACGACAGAACAActaacttattattattattattgttatgttggctttttaaaactatctacatttttttgtttcgttcgcAAAAATATTGCATATAAGGCGTGTTAGCGGTGTGGTGacgttgttgctgttgttgtgtAAGCCATCCATAAAGAGATTCAAGATTTAAGGAGATTGAAGGcactttgtgtgtgtgtgatgccAAAATGAACGCAGGGAGATGATGTTCCGATATGCGTTCTTCCTCAACATAAAAATGTTcgcaacgaagaaaaaaaggtttcGCGTTCGTATCTTTTAACGAATGAATTTTGATCtcctttattatttaatgaaatgtgTATAAGGAGGAAAGGAGATAAGCTCTCGTTGCGTTCGCGTCTGTCGTTGTCGCGAAACTGTTTTTAGTCGTTTTTATTGCATTGTTTCAGGTTTCTTATCTCCAGCACATTTTATGAAATGGAAATGGTgctaagga
It encodes:
- the LOC134830721 gene encoding zinc finger protein ush isoform X1; this translates as MHPKILRFKKWCETAQKRDDEEASENQTEISASCDTETTDLNANSNPSSPSQISARSASPPPPASPCSQISETPSSIDNKYLDVELELAKSFQQQQQQQSEKPKLRLNISLAADPACNPDAKDIKGMVADVAESPPLPEKTRNNALTVTKLLQRSESQGINVVPIVALEPVPTPPIQARIPIYTCIPCGINFSSASTLEAHQTYYCSHRKDQDEPIPALPKAASSSANNNDSAEPPTKAQKTGKQYACTQCSYSADKKVSLNRHMRMHQTSPASSSITSNGGDDMMTPVNASQLATPVIQVPVDRYCTNCDIRFSSTKTYRAHKQHYCSSRHRDGAPNIPSASKPPSQKSGSQSPNEVTNKATPSEEFLALPTNPIIIVPCSVWRNVTKISSTNLPANSDYTCFMYQNGAFEPIAYSFANQMKVPSREPTPHVSTESAEQRAADRSDVLKDVNNKKSEGSSSTKDPTTPLDLSVRRFSPGLSLRERSLSLASAISSEHFRMEFDLMESKENLSVSGDSVTPEQIVCAPSLPGSPPLTPSPKRRHSNSPRTVSASVSPIALPTSPLLLRSHHLQSMPPDLIALRLAENPALINELRMRLQNSNSNNIGGKHEALQFLDTNTKKQSNSVSPAPVPATAMPPIPPQIFVKKGSSKCKECNIVFCKQENYIAHKKHYCSARNLDADGENVKVSPPISPNSQSPNQLSYQQLICGACGIKFTSLDNLNAHMMYYCPKRVDLQVHHQQSTSSASSVVSKEKCGKCKTVHEPGQNCPANNSNSYKCPICEVVSANSTEARRHIETHGEIKAFRCSMCGYKGNTLRGMRTHIRMHFDKKGGDCNEENFITCIIEEDRIEIPPSVSKNTTPSPAPSVSPALTASNQMYYCESCKYSSTYKGNVARHTKLLHSSHGPISSTSPLIGEGGEPLICNGDSLHNDDEDLQEISKIKQEPEDDPKQPELSESPAIVEPQITIKIEENQTPPPPAIATFPKSDNFVMQQPEMDEDVSKYCEKCDIKFNFLKTYLAHKQHYCKNSTQNADILSQFKAVAAAKNNSANQTVVTRAAETPVL
- the LOC134830721 gene encoding zinc finger protein ush isoform X2, translating into MKIMSRRKQSNPKPLLKRDDEEASENQTEISASCDTETTDLNANSNPSSPSQISARSASPPPPASPCSQISETPSSIDNKYLDVELELAKSFQQQQQQQSEKPKLRLNISLAADPACNPDAKDIKGMVADVAESPPLPEKTRNNALTVTKLLQRSESQGINVVPIVALEPVPTPPIQARIPIYTCIPCGINFSSASTLEAHQTYYCSHRKDQDEPIPALPKAASSSANNNDSAEPPTKAQKTGKQYACTQCSYSADKKVSLNRHMRMHQTSPASSSITSNGGDDMMTPVNASQLATPVIQVPVDRYCTNCDIRFSSTKTYRAHKQHYCSSRHRDGAPNIPSASKPPSQKSGSQSPNEVTNKATPSEEFLALPTNPIIIVPCSVWRNVTKISSTNLPANSDYTCFMYQNGAFEPIAYSFANQMKVPSREPTPHVSTESAEQRAADRSDVLKDVNNKKSEGSSSTKDPTTPLDLSVRRFSPGLSLRERSLSLASAISSEHFRMEFDLMESKENLSVSGDSVTPEQIVCAPSLPGSPPLTPSPKRRHSNSPRTVSASVSPIALPTSPLLLRSHHLQSMPPDLIALRLAENPALINELRMRLQNSNSNNIGGKHEALQFLDTNTKKQSNSVSPAPVPATAMPPIPPQIFVKKGSSKCKECNIVFCKQENYIAHKKHYCSARNLDADGENVKVSPPISPNSQSPNQLSYQQLICGACGIKFTSLDNLNAHMMYYCPKRVDLQVHHQQSTSSASSVVSKEKCGKCKTVHEPGQNCPANNSNSYKCPICEVVSANSTEARRHIETHGEIKAFRCSMCGYKGNTLRGMRTHIRMHFDKKGGDCNEENFITCIIEEDRIEIPPSVSKNTTPSPAPSVSPALTASNQMYYCESCKYSSTYKGNVARHTKLLHSSHGPISSTSPLIGEGGEPLICNGDSLHNDDEDLQEISKIKQEPEDDPKQPELSESPAIVEPQITIKIEENQTPPPPAIATFPKSDNFVMQQPEMDEDVSKYCEKCDIKFNFLKTYLAHKQHYCKNSTQNADILSQFKAVAAAKNNSANQTVVTRAAETPVL